The DNA region CACACGCGAGGATCGGGACGGCGGGCCGCTCGAGTCCCTTCGGCGCTTCGTGGGTTCGCTGCTGGACCTGATTCAGGTCCGGCTCGAGATCCTATCGACCGAGATTGCCGAGGAGCGCTTCAACCTCTTCCGGGCGATCCTCGTCACGCTCGGCGCGCTCCTCTGCCTTCAGGTCGGAGTGATCCTGGCGGTGCTCTTCTTCGTGCTCTCGGTCCCGGAGAACGACCGCCCGGCCGCGATCGGGATCGCCGCCGCGGTCCTCCTCCTTGCAGCGGCCGGCGCCGCGCTCTGGCTGCATCGGTGGCTGAAGACCCGCCCGCCCATGTTCGCGACGACTCTGTCGGAGCTTCGCAAGGACAGGGATCGCTTGAGGGGTGGGAAGTGAGCCGGGAACGGTCGGCGCTCGTGGCCCGACGCGAACTTCTGATCGCCCGCTCGGAGGCGCTGCGCGATGAGATTGGCGCCGGCTTCCAGGGTGTCGCCGGAACGATCGAGGGGGCCGAGCGCGTTCTCAGCGTGATCGGCTTCCTCCGGCGCCATGTTCCGAAGCTCGCCGCCGGGGTTGGGCTCGCGACTCTTCTGATCGGGCCGGTCCGAGTGTCGCACTGGGTTTTCGGTGCGCGGAGGATCTGGCGGACGGTCCGGGGAATCCTCGCGTTTCGCTTCCAGTGATGAGCGACCAGCTCCATTACGGGCGGGACACGGGCACCCGAAAGCTCGTCAGGCTGCGATCGCCATGTTTCGATCCATCCTCGTCACCGGCCAGAGCCTTCGCGCAGAACGCGATGAACGAGAGAAACGGCAATCGAGCCTTCACCCACGGCGGAAGCCACTCGCTTGAGATTCCCGCTCCGGACGTCACCCACGGCGAAGACGCCGGGGCGACTGGTCTCGAGCAGATAGGGCGGACGCCCGGGAGGCCATGAGGCCGCGGCCAGGTCCTCCGGACTCAGATCCGTG from Candidatus Eisenbacteria bacterium includes:
- a CDS encoding phage holin family protein, with amino-acid sequence MKPNTREDRDGGPLESLRRFVGSLLDLIQVRLEILSTEIAEERFNLFRAILVTLGALLCLQVGVILAVLFFVLSVPENDRPAAIGIAAAVLLLAAAGAALWLHRWLKTRPPMFATTLSELRKDRDRLRGGK
- a CDS encoding YqjK family protein translates to MARRELLIARSEALRDEIGAGFQGVAGTIEGAERVLSVIGFLRRHVPKLAAGVGLATLLIGPVRVSHWVFGARRIWRTVRGILAFRFQ